GGGGGAGAGTGCTTGCCGGCGAGCGGAAACAATTGTTGGCGGCGGGTGCCGGTGCCGGGTTGGCGGCTGCTTTTGCTGCTCCGTTGGCTTCCTCATTGCTGGTTATAGAATCTATTGAACGGTTTGATGCGCCAAAGACGGCGATTACTACCTTGCTGGCAGGAGTCGTTGCCGGAGGAGTCGCCAGTTGGCTTTTTCCTATCAATCCGTATTTTCAGATTGATGCGATTGTACCGGGAATGACTTTCTGGTCACAGGTAAAGTTGTTTCTTCTTTTGGCGGCTGTGGTTTCTGTTTTCGGAAAGTTCTTTTCTGTCACTACGCTTCAGGTCAAACGTATCTATCCGGCCATCAAGCATCCGGAATACGTAAAAATGCTATATCTGCTCTTTATTGCTTATCTCATCTCTATGGCAGAAGTCAATCTGACAGGAGGTGGGGAACAGTTTCTGTTGGCACAGGCCATGCATCCCGATACCCATATTCTTTGGATTGTCGGTATGATGTTGTTGCATTTTGTATTCAGTACCTTTTCTTTTTCGTCAGGACTGCCGGGAGGAAGTTTCATTCCTACATTAGTGACAGGAGGGCTTTTAGGGCAAATAGTTGCATTGATTCTGGTTCAGCAAGGAGTGATTGCTTATGAAAATATCAGTTATATCATGTTGATCTGTATGTCTGCTTTTCTGGTTGCGGTCATACGTACACCTCTCACCGCTATTGTGCTGATTACTGAGATTACGGGACATCTGGAAGTCTTTTATCCTTCTATTGTAGTGGGAGGACTGACTTACTATTTCACGGAAATGCTTCAGATAAAACCTTTCAATGTGATTTTATATGATGATATGATTAATTCTCCTGCGTTTAAAGAAGAGGCTCGCTACACTTTATCGGTAGAGGTCATGAGCGGTTCTTACCTGGATGGTAAAATCGTGGATGAACTTCGCCTGCCGGAACGTTGTATTATTATTAATGTTCATCGTGACCGGAAAAACTGGCCTCCCAAAGGGCAGAAACTGATGCCGGGGGATCAGGTGCAGATAGAAATGGACTCGCAGGATATCGAGAAACTCTATGAGCCGTTAGTCAGTATGGCGAATATTTATTAAAAAAGAAGTGAAGCGTTTATTCAACGCTTCTCAACCATGCAATTTCTTCTGCCCACTTGCTTTCATCGGGTGTTTCAAGAATAAGTGGCATATTATCGAATCTTGAATCTTTCATTAATCTTTCAAAGAATGCACTCCCGATCAGTCCCTGGCCTATGTTATCGTGACGGTCAACATGACTGCCTAATTCTTTTTTAGAATCATTCAGGTGCATACCACGCAGATACTCGAAACCTACTTCTTTTTCAAATTCGTCAAAGACTTTATCGTAATCATTCACTATGTCATATCCCGCTGTATATGTATGGCAAGTATCCAGGCAAATACCTACACGGCTTTT
This sequence is a window from Bacteroides thetaiotaomicron VPI-5482. Protein-coding genes within it:
- a CDS encoding ClC family H(+)/Cl(-) exchange transporter produces the protein MEFRLIKKLKDRGRWRIFKLKLIDARLYFVSIFVGLLTGLIAVPYHYLLQFFFNLRHDFFDSHPKWYWYLPLFLLMWGILIFVSWLVKKMPLITGGGIPQTRGVINGRVAYKHPFIEVIAKFVGGILALSTGLSLGREGPSVQIGSYVGCLVSKWGRVLAGERKQLLAAGAGAGLAAAFAAPLASSLLVIESIERFDAPKTAITTLLAGVVAGGVASWLFPINPYFQIDAIVPGMTFWSQVKLFLLLAAVVSVFGKFFSVTTLQVKRIYPAIKHPEYVKMLYLLFIAYLISMAEVNLTGGGEQFLLAQAMHPDTHILWIVGMMLLHFVFSTFSFSSGLPGGSFIPTLVTGGLLGQIVALILVQQGVIAYENISYIMLICMSAFLVAVIRTPLTAIVLITEITGHLEVFYPSIVVGGLTYYFTEMLQIKPFNVILYDDMINSPAFKEEARYTLSVEVMSGSYLDGKIVDELRLPERCIIINVHRDRKNWPPKGQKLMPGDQVQIEMDSQDIEKLYEPLVSMANIY